In Bactrocera oleae isolate idBacOlea1 chromosome 5, idBacOlea1, whole genome shotgun sequence, a genomic segment contains:
- the LOC106614660 gene encoding uncharacterized protein, translated as MTTAVECVAFGTSQGFGTDFNPNLDAAYAYPNVAKSDTTQVATINGYDRLARGDGAGGGRQNDTNNDNDRPSTSRQRGGSDRRDNGSGADQPPQRTPNQSGSGGGPPGPPNENNLATGGGGGPAHGSTARTMPNQTQLTTPSEVLSIIAKMFIDPIPNPTPQSAEYMPSGTEILRNKLEEDFTKYSPVMWADPLLPYELQAADGDSAPDEVPAVGVDVNNGFNSQLTLGLSALGIQIKTIVDAEISQTGAIRALMPIAGLKDQRSIATIMHMCDIESGPQLDEAALLRLLLLQASTIDAYQQVFTSSGVNEFAINMYAKRTDCSLKWTPCLESSDKVQIGIATSTSSLYFRTIDEYAALVSGNATDGTYIRNKSKNRVDVSDVVFIPVKSAWRGQAWLVPYILAFTTTSWWNHAITVDVKYSNTVTEKTAGKTMKARFIPKAATVYVPGSYTNICLVVVDSTRQAFPDNQDYALCRGISASRAGNFEFAKQVYAYLGRRTDNAVRGMATSDLTQALNHMIETMCTRAEFRQVHLKCAILSTSRFNGFGCYPNPDTPPKADGEGEADRDHIFGPASFNPEKTIRVGTLDIPDLVNLTNADRTNRLISLQTWRCDPLGYFAYGLVNTKKDESHKPCLYEYKAGCLQYQVSETSSNLRILRACGIFVQDPESDRHVLQRPVDVFNTTIGYASLMLGLTNWAFMELGVTMFEHNRMSRRWRCLADQYLELWPTVSNDFVIRSSEFVERSVDIEKYQKLWGWITNHATKPENVPKVWMDTHYSWNCPWWYVGAIAEKFGHKFVIRTEPNGELIADQVYADSNNMLGWLIAPSSSNQYDLSILSSSCQYERRVRRSKPAYFDILTPSSNGKSEEYNFLSWDMNSVLDTKKTEFRSKTRTSPPDTAGIVELNVVVFPSARTFKMKTCPRAFVSGDNRVDGKDETTLPFISGGLKWPDPWLDWLLRGGIAVLPHLITGNWIGALGSGLAVVVDAPAEWSTAQADKSNTFHTIIAQQTSISEPFVRSIEIDPQNKIPDSTIRQDDHVKHDKIPEFCGKTEKPSIHAKKSDVGQKSVCKTGDPIQRRCGKEQPFGGNGNHYEQHTSRLSTLYESSSLTSPCFQILNPTS; from the exons ATGACTACTGCAGTTGAATGTGTGGCCTTTGGCACTTCCCAAGGTTTCGGTACTGATTTTAACCCAAACCTTGATGCCGCTTACGCATACCCAAACGTAGCGAAGAGTGATACTACCCAGGTAGCCACTATAAATGGATATGACAGATTAGCCCGAGGAGATGGAGCTGGAGGAGGTCGTCAAAACGACACCAACAATGACAACGACAGACCCAGCACAAGTAGACAACGCGGAGGAAGCGATCGCAGGGATAACGGTTCAGGAGCAGATCAACCTCCTCAACGTACGCCTAACCAAAGTGGAAGCGGAGGTGGACCACCTGGCCCACCTAATGAGAACAACCTTGCCACAGGAGGAGGCGGCGGCCCTGCCCACGGTTCAACCGCAAGAACAATGCCCAACCAGACACAGTTGACGACACCTTCAGAAGTGTTGTCTATCATCGCCAAGATGTTTATCGACCCGATCCCCAACCCAACACCACAATCAGCTGAATACATGCCTTCAGGAACAGAGATCCTTCGCAATAAGCTAGAGGAAGACTTCACCAAATACAGCCCAGTGATGTGGGCTGACCCTCTACTTCCGTACGAGCTACAGGCAGCTGATGGGGACTCGGCTCCCGACGAGGTACCAGCAGTAGGAGTTGACGTCAACAACGGGTTCAACTCACAGTTAACACTGGGCCTATCGGCACTCGGCATCCAAATAAAGACAATTGTTGATGCCGAAATATCACAGACAGGAGCAATACGCGCTCTAATGCCGATAGCAGGACTCAAAGATCAAAGGTCCATCGCCACCATCATGCACATGTGTGACATAGAGTCCGGGCCACAACTCGACGAGGCAGCCTTGCTTCGACTACTGCTCCTTCAAGCAAGTACCATTGACGCGTACCAACAGGTCTTCACCTCGTCGGGGGTGAACGAGTTTGCGATAAACATGTACGCGAAACGCACCGACTGTTCCCTAAAGTGGACCCCGTGCCTTGAGTCATCTGACAAGGTACAGATCGGAATTGCCACCTCAACAAGCAGCCTATATTTCCGAACGATAGACGAGTACGCCGCCCTAGTGTCAGGGAACGCTACCGACGGAACCTACATCCGCAACAAGAGCAAAAATCGCGTTGATGTCAGCGACGTGGTATTCATACCCGTCAAATCTGCTTGGAGAGGACAGGCCTGGTTGGTCCCTTACATACTAGCCTTTACCACGACATCTTGGTGGAACCACGCCATCACGGTAGATGTCAAATACTCAAATACTGTGACTGAGAAAACAGCAGGCAAAACCATGAAAGCAAGGTTTATCCCAAAGGCAGCAACTGTGTATGTTCCCGGCAGTTACACAAACATATGCCTCGTTGTGGTGGATTCGACCCGCCAAGCCTTTCCTGACAACCAAGATTACGCGCTGTGTCGGGGCATCTCTGCCAGCAGAGCTGGAAACTTCGAGTTCGCTAAGCAGGTGTATGCGTACCTTGGACGCAGGACGGATAACGCTGTTCGTGGAATGGCAACGTCTGACTTGACTCAGGCACTCAACCATATGATTGAGACGATGTGCACCAGGGCAGAATTCAGGCAAGTCCACCTGAAATGTGCGATACTATCAACATCCCGGTTCAATGGGTTTGGGTGCTACCCAAATCCCGATACCCCGCCAAAAGCTGATGGAGAAGGAGAGGCTGACCGTGACCATATATTCGGCCCCGCCAGTTTCAACCCCGAGAAAACTATTAGAGTTGGAACCCTTGACATCCCCGACCTTGTTAACCTAACCAATGCAGACAGGACAAACAGGTTGATAAGCTTACAGACATGGCGGTGCGACCCATTGGGCTATTTCGCATATGGACTCGTTAACACCAAAAAGGACGAGTCCCACAAACCTTGCCTCTACGAATACAAAGCAGGGTGTTTGCAATACCAGGTGTCCGAGACCTCGTCTAATCTCAGGATACTTAGGGCCTGCGGAATATTCGTCCAAGACCCCGAATCCGACAGACACGTTCTACAAAGACCAGTAGACGTTTTTAACACCACCATCGGATACGCGTCTCTCATGCTCGGACTTACAAACTGGGCGTTTATGGAACTTGGTGTTACGATGTTCGAGCACAACAGAATGTCTCGCAGATGGCGCTGCCTAGCAGATCAATACCTCGAACTCTGGCCCACAGTGAGCAACGACTTTGTGATAAGGTCGTCGGAATTCGTGGAGAGATCGGTGGACATCGAAAAATACCAGAAACTGTGGGGATGGATAACCAACCACGCCACAAAGCCCGAAAACGTCCCAAAAGTATGGATGGACACACACTACAGCTGGAACTGCCCCTGGTGGTATGTGGGAGCGATTGCCGAGAAGTTTGGCCATAAGTTTGTCATTAGGACAGAGCCTAACGGTGAGCTTATTGCCGACCAAGTCTACGCAGATTCTAACAACATGCTAGGATGGTTGATTGCCCCGAGCTCCAGCAATCAGTACGACCTGTCCATACTGTCATCGTCGTGCCAGTATGAAAGAAGAGTACGTCGAAGCAAGCCAGCGTACTTCGACATTTTAACACCATCCTCAAACGGGAAAAGCGAGGAATACAACTTTCTTTCATGGGATATGAACTCTGTGCTGGACACCAAGAAGACGGAATTCCGATCAAAGACAAGGACGAGTCCTCCCGATACCGCAGGCATCGTGGAGTTGAACGTCGTGGTATTCCCTAGCGCTCGCACATTTAAGATGAAGACGTGCCCAAGAGCGTTCGTCAGTGGGGACAACAGAGTTGACGGCAAAGACGAAACCACCCTGCCGTTCATTTCAGGTGGTCTGAAATGGCCTGATCCATGGTTGGACTGGTTGCTCCGAGGTGGAATAGCTGTTCTGCCCCACTTGATTACCGGCAATTGGATTGGTGCTTTAGGGAGTGGACTGGCAGTGGTCGTAGATGCACCAGCAGAGTGGTCTACCGCCCAGGCCGACAAGTCTAACACCTTTC ATACAATCATCGCTCAACAAACATCTATATCTGAGCCATTCGTACGGTCTATTGAGATTGACCCACAAAACAAGATCCCTGACTCTACAATTCGTCAAGACGATCACGTCAAACACGACAAAATTCCTGAATTTTGTGGAAAAACTGAGAAGCCATCTATCCACGCGAAAAAATCTGACGTGGGACAAAAATCTGTATGTAAGACAGGTGATCCTATCCAACGAAGATGTGGTAAAGAGCAGCCCTTTGGGGGGAATGGAAATCACTACGAGCAGCATACAAGCAGGCTGTCAACTCTCTACGAGAGTTCGAGTCTGACATCACCGTGTTTCCAAATTTTAAACCCAACCAGCTGA